One Helianthus annuus cultivar XRQ/B chromosome 12, HanXRQr2.0-SUNRISE, whole genome shotgun sequence genomic region harbors:
- the LOC110895576 gene encoding putative E3 ubiquitin-protein ligase LIN, whose product MDSLSDLLAKEGFVRDKKVQLVAAPDHDSIALPIYICHNRPKHRRTASSSKQRRRPSNEPAIDEVATKAVISILSGYAGKYLKDKGFRDSLRDKCLVNRTNGLLDNMELGIQSIEKLIDNPGTVKEMKVKLLRNSIGFLTIVASLNSTKGTGDSNSQLSACAQLYLSIVYKIEKNDRICARHVLQVFVDSPHLARTHLLPDLWEHFFLPHLLHLKIWYNNQTESILDHLVSRDQEEQIKKHLIKVYDEHMDMGTAQFALYYKEWLKTGGQPPATLPSVPLPAINLFSSSSTRRRRSSSLFNIFLHRTIFGNDAEKQPSTENDYGAMEQKTENEELCIDVYNTNQQINTESRPIIDPPCEGIKTPTQVTHSHVNSSSSDLTQAISTISSSQSLVECEMAIRAMAKAWLDDPLIENTLAKPLVIEGMLEVLFSSDNEEILELVISLLTEFVARNELNGKMIKNFDPQLEGFMNLMRNSSLFLKAAALLHLVKPEAKQMMLTEWVPLVLRVLEFGDQTQTLFSVRCSPQVAAYYFLDQLLCGSDQDRMENGRLVISLGGLGLLCRRMATGDIVEKIKGVSIIYRCILSDGRCRHYLADNLNPELIFELMVHDCSDTTISLLVELICLHRFEQRTKLFEKILKGWDCLSTMQILLVCLQRATLEKRPLVAAVMFQLDLMGDLLESSVYREEAIEAIVEALESKILNENVQEHAAKSLLILGSRYSYTGTPEAEKWILKEAGYDESLEGGFHGRYYVVQGSKNLNNEDEIEHWLRKAAMSLWMSGGKKLIGALGESIANGLPSLARASLVTISWISKFVHTVGDGDVLHSIEFSTLIQHLIQCLNRDNAMEERVLASFSLLSLSKSSGFLFEISDDEKNAMVIHLRSMSKVTWTAKRLVTIIAGSPSRR is encoded by the exons ATGGATTCCTTAAGTGATCTTCTAGCAAAAGAAGGATTCGTACGTGACAAAAAAGTTCAATTAGTTGCAGCCCCTGATCACGACTCCATTGCTTTACCAATTTACATCTGCCATAACCGCCCCAAGCACCGCAGGACAGCCTCCTCATCAAAACAACGACGTCGTCCTTCAAACGAACCCGCCATCGATGAAGTTGCCACCAAAGCTGTGATCTCCATCTTAAGCGGCTACGCTGGCAAGTACTTGAAGGACAAGGGGTTTCGAGATTCCTTGAGGGACAAGTGTTTGGTGAATAGGACCAATGGGTTGTTGGATAATATGGAGCTGGGGATTCAGAGCATTGAGAAGTTGATTGATAATCCGGGTACTGTCAAGGAAATGAAGGTCAAGTTGTTGCGGAATTCGATTGGCTTTTTGACGATTGTTGCCTCTTTGAATTCCACAAAAGGGACAGGGGATTCGAATTCACAGTTGTCTGCTTGCGCGCAGCTTTATTTATCCATTGTTTATAAAATTGAGAAGAATGATAGGATTTGTGCCAGACATGTCCTTCAGGTGTTTGTTGACTCACCTCACTTGGCTCGAACGCACTTGTTACCGGATCTTTGGGAGCATTTTTTTCTTCCACATCTTTTGCATCTTAAAATATGGTATAATAACCAAACCGAAAGTATTTTGGATCATCTGGTGTCAAGGGATCAAGAAGAACAGATCAAGAAGCATTTGATCAAGGTTTATGATGAACATATGGATATGGGTACGGCTCAGTTTGCACTTTACTATAAGGAATGGCTTAAAACTGGTGGGCAACCTCCTGCTACCCTTCCTTCTGTGCCTTTGCCGGCGATCAATTTGTTTTCATCTTCATCTACACGGCGACGAAGAAGTTCATCGTTGTTCAATATCTTTTT ACATCGCACCATTTTTGGTAATGATGCTGAGAAACAACCATCAACGGAGAACGACTATGGAGCTATGGAACAAAAGACAGAAAACGAAGAACTGTGCATAGATGTTTATAACACCAACCAACAAATCAATACTGAA AGTAGACCCATCATCGATCCTCCATGTGAAGGCATTAAAACACCAACCCAAGTGACACATTCACACGTGAATTCATCTTCATCAGACCTAACCCAAGCCATTTCCACTATCAGCAGTTCACAAAGTTTAGTCGAATGTGAAATGGCGATTCGGGCCATGGCCAAAGCATGGCTAGATGATCCACTGATTGAAAACACATTAGCTAAACCATTAGTGATAGAAGGTATGCTAGAAGTGTTGTTTTCTTCTGACAATGAAGAAATCTTGGAACTAGTAATCTCATTATTAACCGAATTCGTTGCAAGAAACGAGTTGAATGGGAAGATGATAAAAAACTTCGACCCACAGCTCGAGGGTTTCATGAATCTAATGAGAAACAGCAGCCTGTTCTTGAAAGCAGCAGCTCTACTCCATCTAGTGAAGCCAGAAGCCAAACAAATGATGTTGACGGAATGGGTTCCTTTAGTGTTACGTGTGCTTGAATTTGGAGATCAAACACAAACATTATTCAGTGTTCGTTGCAGTCCTCAAGTTGCAGCATATTACTTCCTTGACCAACTTCTCTGTGGGTCTGACCAAGACCGGATGGAGAATGGGAGACTAGTGATTTCACTTGGAGGGTTGGGTTTGTTGTGTAGAAGAATGGCGACTGGGGACATTGTAGAGAAGATCAAGGGGGTTTCCATCATTTACCGGTGTATCCTATCAGATGGAAGGTGTCGCCACTACTTAGCCGATAATTTGAACCCTGAACTTATATTTGAGCTCATGGTCCACGATTGCAGTGATACCACAATCTCTTTGCTTGTTGAGTTAATCTGTCTCCATAG ATTCGAGCAAAGAACAAAACTTTTCGAAAAGATTTTGAAGGGATGGGACTGCTTGAGCACTATGCAAATCTTGCTAGTTTGTTTACAGAGAGCTACACTTGAAAAACGCCCTTTGGTTGCTGCTGTGATGTTTCAGCTTGACCTTATG GGAGATCTTCTAGAGAGTAGTGTTTATCGTGAGGAGGCAATAGAGGCGATAGTCGAAGCCTTGGAAAGTAAAATATTaaatgaaaatgttcaagaacACGCAGCCAAATCGTTATTGATATTAGGAAGCAGGTATTCTTACACGGGTACACCGGAAGCAGAAAAATGGATCTTGAAAGAAGCTGGTTATGATGAGAGCTTGGAGGGTGGCTTCCATGGCAGATATTATGTCGTCCAAGGATCCAAAAACTTG aataaTGAAGATGAGATAGAGCACTGGCTAAGGAAAGCTGCAATGTCATTATGGATGAGTGGAGGCAAAAAACTGATAGGGGCACTTGGTGAATCGATAGCTAACGGGCTCCCTAGTTTGGCACGCGCGAGCCTGGTGACAATTTCCTGGATTAGCAAATTTGTGCATACAGTTGGGGATGGAGATGTTCTTCACAGCATTGAATTTTCAACTCTTATACAGCATTTGATACAATGTTTGAACCGTGACAACGCAATGGAAGAAAGAGTTCTTGCCTCGTTTTCTTTACTCTCTCTTTCCAAGAGTTCAG GTTTTCTGTTTGAGATCTCTGATGATGAGAAAAATGCGATGGTGATTCATCTTCGAAGCATGTCAAAAGTGACATGGACTGCAAAAAGACTTGTTACCATCATAGCAGGAAGTCCATCAAGAAGATAG